TATATCCTTTTTGTGCTATAAAAGCTTTTCTAATTTTTCTTCCTTCTTTTGTTTTAACAGGAATATTTTGTAAATTTGGATTTCTAGATGATAGTCTGCCAGTAGTTGTTACTGCTTGATAATATGAAGTATGAATTCTGTTTGTTTTTGGATTTATCATTAATGGTAACTTATCTATATAAGTAGATTTTAATTTAGATAATTTTCGATATTCTAATATAATATTTGGTAGATAATGCATATTTGAAAGTTTTTCTAGTACTTCTTCATTAGTTGAGGGAACTCCTTTTGAAGTTTTTTGGATAATTGGTAATTTAAGTTTATTAAATAGAATATATTGTAATTCTTTTGTAGATCCTAGATTGAATTTAATTCCAGTTTTCTTATAAGTTTCTTTTATAATTTTTTTTATTCGTATATTAATTTTTAGTGATTGTTTTAGTAGTTTTTCTGAGTTAATTAATATACCTCTATTTTCCATTCTAGCTAATACTTTAATTAATGGCATTTCTATTTTTTCAAAAATCCATTTTATTTTTTTATTTTTTTTGATTTTTTTCCAGAAGAAATGATGTAAAGATAATATGATTTGTGCTTCTTTATTTGTATAAAGAAATTGATTTTTTTTTATTTCTCGATATTTATTTTTTTTGAATTCTTCTTTTTTTATATAGTATTTAACAACACTATATTTTTTCTTTTTGATATTTAAATATTGATCTACTAAACTGTATAAGTCATGTTTTTTAAAAGAGGAAACACTATTTAAAACATAAGATTCTAACATAGTATCAAATGCCATGTTATTTATATAAATATTATATTTTCTCATAATATTATAAAAAAATTTTAAATTTTGTCCTATTTTTTTAATATTTTTATTTTCTAAAATAGGTTTTATAGCTAGTAATATTTCACTTAATTTAATTTGATTTATATTATTTGTTTTTGATTTAATAGGGATATAAAAAGTTTGATTTGGATGGATAGAAAATGAAAATCCGTGTATTAAAAATTTTTCTATATTTAATAATTCTACTTCTATATAAAAGGATAAATAATTAGTTCTTTTTAATTTTTTTAATAATGATTCTAAATCAAATTTATTTAAAATAAATTGAAAATTATTATTGGATAATGATTTCATATTTCTTATTTTTAAATTTTAAAATATAAAAATTGGAATTAAAAGTCATTTAAAAAAGTTTTTAATTTTATAATAATTAAGTAGATTCAATAATTTTTTTTGATTTGTCTTTCTTTTTTTTAATTTTTTATATTTAATTTTTATATTTAAATTAGTTTTAATTTTTGCAAGTTGATAAGATAAAAAGGCATTATTTTTATTTTTTAATAGTTTTTGAATAATTATATCTGAATGATAAAAATTTAATTGTTTAATTTTTATTAAATTATTATATATAGTATTAATATTGCCAATTTTTTGTATTAAATTTAATGCAGTTTTTTTCCCTATACCACAAACTCCTGGTATTCCATCTGTTTTATCTCCCATTAAAGCAATTAAATCAATGATTAATTTTGGTTGAATACCATATTTATTCATAATTATTTTAAAATCTATGATGTTTTTTGTTATAGTGTTAATAATTTTTATATTATTATTGATCAATTGTTCCATATCTTTATCTCCTGTACTAATATAAACAGAATATTTTTTATTAGAAAATTGATTTGATATTGTACCAATAACATCGTCTGCTTCGACATTAGGAATGATAAAAATTGGATATCCTAAATAATATAAAATTTTATATAACGGTAATATTTGTTTTGATAAATCTTGTGGCATTGGTGGTCTATGTGCTTTATATTTTGAAAATAATTTATTTCTAAATTTTTTTCCTTTTGCATCAAATACTAATATTAAATTTTCTGATTTATATTTTTTTATTAAACTATTTAACATTTTTAATACGCCGTAAATAGCACCACTTGGATCACCAAAACTATTTGTTAGTTTTGGAAATGCATAAAAAGCACGATAAAGATAAAAAGAACCATCTATTAAAATAATATGTTTTTTTTTAATTTATTTTTTCCTTTTTTATTAGTGTAAATTTTATTTAAATATATTGTATTGATCTATTGATATTTTTTAATCATCTAAAAAACTTCGTAATAATTCTGATCTACTTGGATGTCTTAATTTTCGTAATGCTTTTGCTTCTATTTGTCTAATTCTTTCACGCGTTACATCAAATTGTTTACCTACTTCTTCTAAAGTATGATCCGTATTCATATCGATTCCAAAGCGCATTCTTAAAACTTTTGCTTCTCTACTAGTTAGTCCAGATAAAACTTCATTTGTGGCGTTTTTTAAACTTTCCGAAGTTGCTGAATCCAAAGGTAAATCTAGTGTAGTATCTTCTATAAAATCACCAAGATGAGAATCTTCGTCGTCTCCTATTGGAGTTTCCATAGATATAGGTTCTTTAGCTATTTTTAAAACTTTTCTAATTTTTTCTTCAGGTATTAACATTCTTTCTGCTAATTCTTCTGGATAAGGTTCTCTGCCTATTTCTTGTAACATTTGTCTTGAAATTCGATTTAATTTATTAATAGTTTCAATCATATGTACAGGAATTCTTATTGTTCTAGCTTGATCTGCAATAGATCTTGTAATTGCTTGACGTATCCACCAAGTAGCATAAGTTGAAAATTTATATCCTCTTCGATATTCAAATTTATCCACTGCTTTCATTAATCCGATGTTTCCTTCTTGTATAAGATCTAGAAATTGTAATCCTCTGTTGGTATATTTTTTTGCAATAGAAATTACTAATCTTAAATTTGCTTCAACCATTTCTTTTTTTGCACGTCTTGCTTTTGCTTCTCCGATAGACATACGACGGTTAATATCTTTGACATGTTCAATGCTAAGTCCAGTTTCTTTTTCAATTTGCTGAAGTTTTTGTAAAGAACGTTGTATATCTTTTTCGATATATATTAATTGATTAGACCATGTTTTTTTCATGTTCTTTGCAGTTAATAACCATTGATAACTTGTTTCATTTCCTAAAAATAATTTTATAAAATTATTTTTAGGCATATTACACTTTTCAGTACATAATTTCATGATAATTCTTTCTTGAATTCTTACACGATTCATCATATGACGCATATTTGAAACTAGGTAATCAAATTGTTTAGGAACTAATTTAAATTGTTTGAATATTTCAGATAATTGTTCTATTTCAATAATAGATGTAACATGATTTCTTCCATTTTTTTTAATTTTTTTTCTTGTTTTTTTATATTGTTTTTTAAGTTCTAAAAATTTTTTTTGTGCTATTTCTGGATCAATATTATGTTCATCGTTATCATTCTGATTAACATCATTTAATGCATCTTTTGGTAATATTGAACCTATATGTGTTATAGGTGTATTAGAATTTTCTTCATTAGGATCAATAAATCCAATAATGATATCTGATAAGCGTATTTTTCCTTTTTTTACACGTTTATATTGTTCTAATAAATAGGATATAGCTTTTGGATATTCTGCTACAGAAGATTGCACTTGATTAATGCCTTCTTCTATTCTTTTAGCTATATTTATTTCGCCTTCTCTTGTTAATAATTCTACTGTACCCATTTCTCTCATATACATTCTAACTGGATCTGTTGTTCTTCCTATTTCTGTTTCAACATTAGATAGAACTTGAGCAGTTTCCTCTACAGTATCTTCATCAGTTGTATGAGCAGTAGTTTCTGCTAAAATTAAATCATCAGCATCAGGAGTTTTTTCCATAACTTGAATTCCCATATCATTAATCATTTGAATGATATCTTCAATTTGATCAGAATCTACAATATCTTCAGGTAAATGATCATTTACTTCAGAATATGTAAGATATCCTTTTTCCTTCCCTTTAGTAACTAATATTTTTAATTGTGATTGTGGCTTATGCTCCATAAAAATATCCAGATATGTATAATATTTATTTTTTTAACTTATTAAATATAATTGATCAATTAATATTTTGATATTTATTGATAATTTTCTAATGTATTTAATCATATTATATATCATGAAATAATTTTTAAAAAAAAAAATAAAGATTTTATTAATTATTTTTTTTTGTTTTAATATTTTTTTTTTCTAAAGTAAGTAAACAAACTTGGTTTTTTTCTTCTTTATTTAGTCCTGTTGTTTTTTCTTTATAAATTAAGAGTTCAATTTTTTTATTTAAAAGTATGTAATATAAATGTTTTAAAGCATCTTGAAATATTTTTTTGTTTTTTTTATTATCTATAGGAATATTCCATATGAGTAATTTTTCTAGTTGTCTTTTGTATTTTGTATTTCTATATATTTCTAATATTTGATGAGTATTAATTTGAGGGTATTTTTTACAAATTTTTATTAATTCTAAAAATAGTTTTAATCCTGGATAATTATATTTTTCAATTTTTTGATCATAATCAAAAATCAAATTTACAAATTTTGGATTTTTGATTAATAAATTAATCAAAATACGCATTGTTGTTGGTTTAATATTAACTGTATTATAATTTATTTTTTTTATATTTTTATTATTTACAAGATTTAATATCGTTGAGATATCTATCATATTAACTAAATATGATATTTTTTTAATTAAAAATAAACGTAAATTTTTTCCAGGTATTTTTTGTATTAAAGGAATTATTAATGAAGTAAATTTTGCTTTACCTTCTATGTCACCTATATAAGTATTCTTAAGTAGTTTTTTAATTAAAAAACTACTTAAAGGAATTGCATTATTTATTCTATTTTC
The window above is part of the Arsenophonus sp. genome. Proteins encoded here:
- the polA gene encoding DNA polymerase I, which codes for MKSLSNNNFQFILNKFDLESLLKKLKRTNYLSFYIEVELLNIEKFLIHGFSFSIHPNQTFYIPIKSKTNNINQIKLSEILLAIKPILENKNIKKIGQNLKFFYNIMRKYNIYINNMAFDTMLESYVLNSVSSFKKHDLYSLVDQYLNIKKKKYSVVKYYIKKEEFKKNKYREIKKNQFLYTNKEAQIILSLHHFFWKKIKKNKKIKWIFEKIEMPLIKVLARMENRGILINSEKLLKQSLKINIRIKKIIKETYKKTGIKFNLGSTKELQYILFNKLKLPIIQKTSKGVPSTNEEVLEKLSNMHYLPNIILEYRKLSKLKSTYIDKLPLMINPKTNRIHTSYYQAVTTTGRLSSRNPNLQNIPVKTKEGRKIRKAFIAQKGYKILSADYSQIELRIMAHLSNDEKLIESFKNNQDIHKITASEIFETTLDKVTQEQRNSAKTINFGLIYGMSTFGLYRQLDITHKQAQNYINKYFKKYQGVLEYMTYIKKRASKKGYVETIQGRRLYLPFINSHNKTKRQSSEREAINAPLQGTAADIIKKAMIILDHFFKKNNLHSYMLLQVHDELIFEIKESELIQSKETIKEIMENIIQLNIPLKVDIGIGDNWGETHNI
- the rpoD gene encoding RNA polymerase sigma factor RpoD produces the protein MEHKPQSQLKILVTKGKEKGYLTYSEVNDHLPEDIVDSDQIEDIIQMINDMGIQVMEKTPDADDLILAETTAHTTDEDTVEETAQVLSNVETEIGRTTDPVRMYMREMGTVELLTREGEINIAKRIEEGINQVQSSVAEYPKAISYLLEQYKRVKKGKIRLSDIIIGFIDPNEENSNTPITHIGSILPKDALNDVNQNDNDEHNIDPEIAQKKFLELKKQYKKTRKKIKKNGRNHVTSIIEIEQLSEIFKQFKLVPKQFDYLVSNMRHMMNRVRIQERIIMKLCTEKCNMPKNNFIKLFLGNETSYQWLLTAKNMKKTWSNQLIYIEKDIQRSLQKLQQIEKETGLSIEHVKDINRRMSIGEAKARRAKKEMVEANLRLVISIAKKYTNRGLQFLDLIQEGNIGLMKAVDKFEYRRGYKFSTYATWWIRQAITRSIADQARTIRIPVHMIETINKLNRISRQMLQEIGREPYPEELAERMLIPEEKIRKVLKIAKEPISMETPIGDDEDSHLGDFIEDTTLDLPLDSATSESLKNATNEVLSGLTSREAKVLRMRFGIDMNTDHTLEEVGKQFDVTRERIRQIEAKALRKLRHPSRSELLRSFLDD
- a CDS encoding 5'-3' exonuclease H3TH domain-containing protein, translating into MDGSFYLYRAFYAFPKLTNSFGDPSGAIYGVLKMLNSLIKKYKSENLILVFDAKGKKFRNKLFSKYKAHRPPMPQDLSKQILPLYKILYYLGYPIFIIPNVEADDVIGTISNQFSNKKYSVYISTGDKDMEQLINNNIKIINTITKNIIDFKIIMNKYGIQPKLIIDLIALMGDKTDGIPGVCGIGKKTALNLIQKIGNINTIYNNLIKIKQLNFYHSDIIIQKLLKNKNNAFLSYQLAKIKTNLNIKIKYKKLKKRKTNQKKLLNLLNYYKIKNFFK